A region of Deinococcus detaillensis DNA encodes the following proteins:
- a CDS encoding ABC transporter ATP-binding protein: protein MTAPHMSAVSTPPPSVPPLLDVRDLNAYYGQSHVLHGVNLHVQPGEIVSLIGRNGAGKTTTLRSIMGALRSRTGSVTFDGQDILRLPSNRVAARGLAWVPEERAIMSTLTVRENLELPPARPGGWTTERAYEAFPVLRERGHHPGSKLSGGEQQMLAIVRVLRSAPRLLLLDEPSEGLAPVIVQRIGDIIQKLRTEGLSVLLVEQNLKFATRLADRHYVFVDGQIVDEVSRADAVARREDLLKYLSV from the coding sequence ATGACCGCGCCGCACATGTCAGCGGTCAGCACCCCGCCACCTTCTGTCCCCCCGCTGCTGGACGTGCGTGATCTGAACGCTTACTACGGCCAAAGTCACGTTCTGCACGGCGTCAACCTGCACGTCCAGCCAGGCGAGATCGTCAGCTTGATCGGGCGCAACGGGGCGGGTAAGACCACCACCCTGCGCAGCATCATGGGGGCGCTTCGTTCGCGCACCGGCAGCGTCACCTTTGATGGACAGGACATTCTGCGCCTGCCCAGCAACCGCGTCGCCGCGCGTGGGCTGGCCTGGGTGCCGGAGGAACGCGCCATCATGAGCACCCTGACCGTACGCGAGAATCTGGAACTGCCGCCCGCCCGCCCCGGCGGCTGGACCACCGAACGCGCCTACGAGGCGTTCCCGGTGCTGCGCGAGCGCGGCCACCACCCCGGCAGCAAACTTTCGGGCGGCGAGCAGCAGATGCTGGCGATTGTTCGCGTCTTGCGCAGCGCCCCCCGATTGCTGCTGCTGGACGAACCCAGCGAGGGCCTCGCACCGGTGATCGTGCAGCGCATCGGCGACATCATCCAGAAACTGCGCACAGAGGGTCTGTCGGTGCTGCTGGTGGAACAGAACCTGAAATTTGCCACCCGCCTGGCGGACCGCCATTACGTCTTCGTGGACGGCCAGATTGTTGATGAGGTGTCCCGCGCCGACGCTGTGGCCCGCCGCGAGGACCTCCTGAAATATCTGAGTGTTTAA